From the Lolium rigidum isolate FL_2022 chromosome 2, APGP_CSIRO_Lrig_0.1, whole genome shotgun sequence genome, one window contains:
- the LOC124692796 gene encoding photosynthetic NDH subunit of lumenal location 2, chloroplastic-like — translation MATLVKHLILCSSTTASSSGSPSPSNRRRPSSSPEAADMRANAPQSATRRLAVAASTAMVATAALSARRPAAPPPALAAEAAAVPTPSPPGTVPRWGTRSYVRERFFEPGLTSEEAAARIKQTAEGMRTLRPMLETMSWKYVLFYVRLKSKYLDLDLTTAMAGVPELRRPDYVRVANELVDNMTEFDRFVRTPKVYESYLYYEKTLKSLDDVAEFLA, via the exons ATGGCCACCCTTGTCAAGCACCTCATCCTCTGCTCCAGCACCACCGCATCCTCCTCGGGTTCTCCCTCACCATCGAACCGTCGCCGCCCGTCATCGTCGCCCGAAGCCGCCGACATGCGCGCCAACGCGCCGCAGTCCGCCACGCGCCGGCTCGCTGTGGCCGCGTCCACGGCAATGGTCGCAACGGCCGCACTCTCCGCGCGTCGCCCCGCGGCACCGCCCCCGGCCCttgcggcggaggcggccgcggtgccgacgccgtcgccgccggggaCCGTGCCGAGGTGGGGCACGAGGTCGTACGTGAGGGAGAGGTTCTTCGAGCCCGGGCTGACCTCGGAGGAGGCAGCCGCGCGCATAAAGCAGACGGCGGAGGGGATGCGGACTCTGCGGCCGATGCTGGAGACCATGTCGTGGAAGTACGTGCTGTTCTACGTCCGCCTCAAGTCCAAGTACCTCGACCTCGACCTCACCACCGCCATGGCCGGCGTCCCCGAGCTGCGCCGTCCTGACTACGTCCGCGTCGCTAACGAGCTCGTCGACAACATGACGGAG TTCGACCGGTTTGTGCGGACTCCCAAGGTGTACGAGTCGTACCTCTACTACGAGAAGACCCTCAAGTCGCTGGATGACGTGGCTGAGTTCCTCGCATGA
- the LOC124692795 gene encoding 2-hydroxy-palmitic acid dioxygenase MPO1-like, which yields MPHLHRTGGPEKKRTAASDIPCATPDKSTSPSPKQQAPTNPATMPQSGGGGVLDLERHFAFYGAYHSNPVNVFIHALFVWPIFLTALLLLHLTAPSLHAAAVGAAVYGAFYVSLDRRSGAVAAVLCFLCWAASAALAARLGYSVGCKVVLIAQLFCWTMQFIGHGVFEKRAPALLDNLVQAFLMAPYFVLLEILHKFSGYEPYPGFHANVQKLIDAKRKEWEDKKAKKRT from the exons ATGCCCCACTTGCACAGAACAGGCGGCCCTGAAAAGAAAAGGACGGCCGCGTCAGACATCCCCTGCGCAACACCTGACAAATCCACCTCGCCTTCACCGAAGCAGCAAGCCCCGACCAACCCGGCGACGATGCCtcaaagcggcggcggcggcgtgctcgaCCTGGAGCGGCACTTCGCCTTCTACGGCGCGTACCACAGCAACCCGGTGAACGTCTTCATCCACGCGCTCTTCGTCTGGCCCATCTTCCTCACGGCCCTGCTGCTCCTCCACCTCACCGCCCCGTCCCTGCACGCCGCCGCGGTCGGCGCCGCGGTCTACGGGGCCTTCTACGTCTCCCTCGACCGCCGCTCGGGCGCCGTCGCCGCTGTCCTCTGCTTCCTCTGCTGGGCTGCCAGCGCCGCGCTCGCCGCCCGCCTCGGCTACTCCGTCGGATGCAAG GTGGTACTGATAGCTCAGCTGTTTTGCTGGACTATGCAATTCATTGGCCATGGAGTTTTTGAG AAGCGAGCGCCTGCACTACTTGACAATCTTGTCCAGGCTTTCTTGATGGCCCCATACTTTGTGCTTCTAGAG ATTCTTCATAAGTTTTCTGGGTATGAACCATATCCTGGCTTTCATGCCAATGTACAAAAGCTGATTGACGCTAAACGCAAGGAGTGGGAGGATAAGAAAGCAAAGAAAAGGACCTGA
- the LOC124692797 gene encoding 7-deoxyloganetin glucosyltransferase-like, translating to MDSAGPAGEKPHAVCLPFPAQGHITPMMKLAKVLYCKGFHISFVSTEYNHRRLIRSRGASAAEGLPGFRFATIPDGLLSSDADATQDPAALSYATMTACPAHFKNLLADLGRSSAGVPPVTCVVADNLMSFSVDAARELGVPCALFWTASACGYMGYRNFRPLIDQGIIPLKDEEQLTNGFMDMPVDWAPGMSKHMRLKDFPTFLRTTDRDDTLMTFQLHQVERAEEADAVIINTMDELERPALDAMRAIIPAIYTIGPLNSLAEQIVPSRGPLDAVSSGLWKEDRACLEWLDGKKPGSVVYVSFGSVTVMSNHELVEFAWGLADSGHDFLWIVRPDIVRSEAAVLPPEFLEATKDRGLLASWCDQEAVLRHDAVCVFLTHSGWNSTVEGLCGGVPMLCWPFFAEQQTNCRYKCVEWGVAMEIGDNVRREAVEGRIREAVYGEKGRDMKNRASEWRKEAVRSTARSLANLDALISDVLLSGKNN from the exons ATGGACTCCGCTGGACCGGCCGGCGAGAAGCCGCACGCGGTGTGCCTGCCGTTCCCGGCGCAGGGGCACATCACGCCGATGATGAAGCTGGCCAAGGTCCTCTACTGCAAGGGTTTCCACATCTCCTTCGTCAGCACCGAGTACAACCACCGCCGCCTGATCCGCTCCCGCGGCGCGAGCGCCGCCGAGGGCCTCCCAGGCTTCCGCTTCGCCACCATCCCGGACGGCCTGCTTTCTTCCGACGCCGACGCCACGCAGGACCCGGCGGCCCTCTCCTACGCCACCATGACCGCCTGCCCCGCTCACTTCAAGAACCTGCTCGCCGACCTCGGCCGCTCATCGGCAGGTGTCCCGCCTGTCACCTGCGTCGTGGCGGACAACCTCATGAGCTTCAGCGTGGACGCCGCGAGGGAGCTCGGCGTGCCGTGCGCGCTGTTCTGGACCGCCAGCGCCTGCGGCTACATGGGCTACCGCAACTTCCGCCCTCTCATCGACCAGGGCATCATCCCCCTCAAAG ATGAAGAGCAGCTGACGAACGGGTTCATGGACATGCCGGTGGACTGGGCGCCCGGGATGAGCAAGCACATGCGGCTGAAAGACTTCCCGACCTTCCTCCGCACCACGGACCGCGACGACACCCTGATGACCTTCCAGCTGCACCAGGTGGAGCGCGCCGAGGAGGCGGACGCCGTCATCATCAACACCATGGACGAGCTCGAGCGGCCGGCGCTCGACGCGATGCGCGCCATCATACCGGCCATCTACACCATCGGCCCGCTCAACTCCCTCGCCGAGCAAATCGTCCCCTCCAGGGGTCCCCTCGACGCGGTAAGCTCCGGCCTCTGGAAAGAAGACCGCGCCTGCCTCGAGTGGCTCGACGGCAAGAAGCCCGGGTCCGTGGTGTACGTGAGCTTTGGGAGCGTCACCGTGATGAGCAACCACGAGCTGGTGGAGTTCGCGTGGGGGCTGGCCGACAGCGGCCACGACTTCCTCTGGATCGTTCGGCCGGACATCGTCAGGAGCGAGGCGGCCGTGCTGCCGCCCGAGTTCTTGGAGGCGACCAAGGACAGGGGCCTGCTGGCGAGCTGGTGCGACCAAGAAGCGGTGCTGCGGCACGACGCGGTGTGTGTGTTTCTGACGCACAGCGGGTGGAACTCGACGGTGGAGGGTCTCTGCGGTGGCGTGCCGATGCTGTGCTGGCCCTTCTTCGCCGAGCAGCAGACCAACTGCCGGTACAAGTGCGTCGAGTGGGGCGTCGCGATGGAGATCGGCGACAACGTGCGGCGGGAGGCGGTCGAGGGGAGGATCAGGGAGGCGGTGTATGGGGAGAAGGGGAGGGACATGAAGAACAGAGCTTCGGAGTGGAGGAAGGAGGCTGTTCGGTCCACGGCTAGGTCGTTGGCTAATCTTGATGCACTGATCAGTGATGTGTTGCTCTCTGGTAAGAATAAttag
- the LOC124690445 gene encoding 2-hydroxy-palmitic acid dioxygenase MPO1-like encodes MVRGGGGLLDLERDFAFYDAYHNNPVNVFIHALFVWPIFLTAVLLLHLTAPFLHSAAVGAAIYGAFYISLDRRSGTLAAVLCLLCWAASAALAARLGFSIGCKVVLVAQLFCWTMQFIGHGVFEKRAPALFDNLVQAFLMGPYFVLPEILHKFSGYEPYPGFHANVQKLIDANRKEWEDKKAKKMT; translated from the exons AtggttcgcggcggcggcggcttgctCGACCTGGAGCGGGACTTCGCCTTCTATGATGCGTACCACAACAACCCAGTAAACGTGTTCATCCACGCGCTCTTCGTCTGGCCCATCTTCCTCA CTGCAGTCCTGCTCCTCCACCTCACCGCTCCGTTCCTGCACTCCGCCGCGGTCGGCGCCGCGATCTACGGGGC CTTCTACATTTCCCTCGACCGCCGCTCCGGCACTCTCGCTGCTGTTCTCTGCTTACTCTGCTGGGCTGCcagcgccgccctcgccgcccgccTCGGCTTCTCGATCGGATGCAAG GTGGTACTGGTAGCTCAGCTGTTTTGTTGGACTATGCAATTCATTGGTCATGGAGTTTTTGAG AAGCGAGCACCTGCTCTATTTGACAATCTTGTCCAAGCTTTCTTGATGGGCCCATACTTTGTGCTTCCAGAG ATTCTTCATAAGTTTTCTGGGTACGAACCGTATCCTGGCTTTCATGCCAATGTACAAAAGCTGATTGATGCTAACCGCAAGGAGTGGGAGGATAAGAAAGCTAAGAAAATGACCTAA